A stretch of Mytilus edulis chromosome 11, xbMytEdul2.2, whole genome shotgun sequence DNA encodes these proteins:
- the LOC139495625 gene encoding low-density lipoprotein receptor-related protein 2-like, with protein sequence MKAVLVFGFFLGTAFCCSDDQYTCLDGQCISSDYQCDSWVDCSSGEDDMGCSPCESDQFLCATDSCIKWSWVCDGMDDCGDGSDERGCSNLCWNTYNPLARRSIAKVSAKTAVSRGLNKGGKNEAAGSNLYTKKNEVEAEKIVNKLEKLRLLRRGKNGK encoded by the exons GCTGTTCTGATGATCAGTATACGTGCTTGGACGGACAATGCATCTCTTCAGATTATCAGTGTGATTCCTGGGTTGATTGCAGTAGTGGAGAAGACGATATGGGATGTTCTC CTTGCGAAAGTGATCAATTTCTTTGTGCTACTGATTCctgtataaaatggtcttgggtaTGCGATGGTATGGATGACTGTGGTGATGGCTCTGACGAACGGGGATGCTCCAACCTTTGTTGGAATACATATA ACCCACTTGCAAGACGGAGTATAGCAAAAGTGAGTGCTAAAACAGCTGTATCCAGGGGTCTCAACAAAGGAGGTAAAAATGAAGCTGCTGGTTCGAATCTCTACACAAAGAAAAACGAAGTTGAAGCAGAGAAAATTGTTAATAAACTTGAAAAGCTCAGGTTACTCAGAAGAggaaaaaatggaaaataa